From a region of the Terriglobales bacterium genome:
- a CDS encoding HEAT repeat domain-containing protein, protein MTCDRFAQMLSDYCERRLSATDMAFAREHTELCAQCRADVEMWQKLAALPQEEPSPASRARFEHMLNAYQEGRWEKQGLQRERGSWFAAWMRSAFAPPLASALAACLLLVGFIAGEHYTSSHQVENPQMAAMQTELTNLRQLVALSMLEQQSASQRLQGVNYSTQIDRADPEITGALLHALRFDSSVDVRLAALDALRRYKEDAQVRAGLLNALQDQQSPLVQIALIDLFVDMRDSDAKDHLRRIEQDSKVNPAVRQRAQWGIQQLS, encoded by the coding sequence ATGACCTGCGACCGATTCGCGCAAATGCTTTCTGACTATTGCGAGCGCCGCCTGTCGGCAACCGATATGGCATTCGCTCGAGAGCACACAGAGCTCTGCGCGCAGTGCCGCGCCGACGTCGAGATGTGGCAGAAGCTCGCAGCTTTGCCGCAAGAGGAGCCCAGCCCCGCCTCACGCGCTCGCTTCGAGCACATGCTGAACGCCTATCAGGAAGGACGCTGGGAGAAGCAGGGCCTGCAGCGCGAGCGCGGAAGCTGGTTTGCGGCCTGGATGCGCAGTGCCTTCGCCCCTCCGCTGGCAAGCGCCCTCGCAGCATGCCTGCTGCTGGTTGGGTTTATTGCGGGAGAACACTACACGTCTTCACATCAGGTCGAGAATCCGCAGATGGCTGCCATGCAGACCGAGTTGACGAACCTGCGGCAGCTCGTCGCATTGTCGATGCTCGAGCAGCAGTCGGCCAGCCAGCGTTTGCAGGGCGTGAACTACAGCACGCAGATTGATCGTGCTGATCCGGAAATTACAGGTGCGTTGCTGCACGCGCTCCGCTTCGACAGCAGTGTGGATGTGCGCCTTGCGGCACTCGACGCTTTGCGCCGCTACAAAGAAGATGCGCAGGTGCGCGCCGGCTTGCTAAACGCGCTGCAGGATCAGCAGTCGCCGCTGGTGCAGATCGCGCTGATTGATCTGTTCGTCGATATGCGCGACAGCGATGCGAAAGATCATCTACGCCGGATTGAGCAGGACTCCAAAGTGAATCCTGCAGTGCGGCAAAGAGCACAGTGGGGTATTCAGCAGTTGAGCTGA
- a CDS encoding RNA polymerase sigma factor, which yields MATAHIGIPGQSGLTSVKAGADAHRAMTNTLPDEELMLQVREGVGEMLAVLFDRYQSPLFNFYRRLTGDRTVSEDLVQDVFFRILKYRQSYKPGTPFRAWMYQIARNARLDHVRKHPEALEFEPEMSPAVVPNDAAQNEQQTALLHKALLMLPDEKREVLVLSRFQELKYEEIARMLDCEVGTVKVRIHRALRELRTIFEKLSSGKATPSAEGEKGILQ from the coding sequence GGGCCGACGCGCATCGCGCAATGACCAACACGCTTCCAGACGAAGAACTTATGTTGCAGGTGCGAGAAGGCGTAGGGGAAATGCTGGCGGTGCTCTTTGACCGCTATCAGAGCCCGTTGTTCAACTTCTACCGCCGGCTCACCGGCGATCGAACCGTGAGCGAAGACCTGGTGCAGGACGTCTTCTTTCGCATCCTCAAATATCGCCAGAGCTACAAGCCCGGCACTCCGTTTCGTGCGTGGATGTACCAGATCGCGCGCAACGCACGACTGGATCACGTTCGCAAACATCCTGAAGCGCTCGAATTCGAGCCGGAGATGTCGCCAGCCGTCGTGCCCAACGATGCGGCTCAGAATGAGCAACAAACAGCGTTGCTGCACAAAGCCCTGCTCATGCTGCCCGACGAGAAGCGAGAAGTGCTCGTGCTGAGCCGCTTTCAAGAACTCAAGTATGAAGAGATCGCGCGCATGCTCGACTGCGAAGTTGGGACTGTGAAAGTCCGCATTCATCGCGCGCTGCGCGAACTGCGCACGATCTTCGAAAAGCTCTCCAGCGGGAAGGCGACGCCGTCCGCTGAAGGCGAGAAAGGAATTCTGCAATGA